The sequence TTTTAAGTTCCTTCATATTTTTGTCCACAATCAGTTCCATTACTTTTTCAGACAAATGGTTAAACTGGACAATACCGTCAAGACGATTTCGAAATTCGGGACTGAAGGTGTTTTTTACCGCTTTTATGCCCTGGGAATCGGAATCGGCGCTTTGTGAACCAAACCCTATGCGGTTGGCGCTCATTTCCCTGGCTCCGGCATTGGAGGTCATGATAATAATGACATTTCTAAAATCAGCGGACTTTCCATTATTGTCAGTAAGCGTGGCATAATCCATGACCTGGAGCAGAATGTTGTAAAGGTCCATGTGGGCCTTTTCTATTTCATCCAGAAGAAGCACACAATGGGGATGCTTGCGGATGCTGTCGGTCAAAATCCCGCCCTGTTCAAACCCCACATATCCCGGAGGCGCACCAATGAGTCTGGATACAGCATGCTTTTCCATGTATTCGCTCATGTCAAAGCGTAAGAACTGAATGCCCATGTTGGCGGCCAGCTGCCTGGCCACTTCGGTTTTGCCAACCCCTGTGGGGCCCATGAAAAGAAAGGACCCAATGGGACGGTCCGGGGCTGCAAGTCCGGCCCGGGATCTTTTGATCGCCGTGGTCAGGGTGTTTATGGCATCGTCCTGGCCAAAGATAACGTTGAGCAGTTTGCCGGGTAACGATTCCAGGGAAGACTTGTCTGCCGCAGTCACATTGGAAACCGGCACCTTGGCTATTTTAGCCACTATTTTTTCAATATCCTTAGGGCTGACGGTTTTACGCCGGCCGTCTGCCGTAAGTTTTAAAAAGGCACCAGCCTCATCAACGACGTCAATGGCCTTGTCCGGCAGGAACCGGTCATTGATGTATTTATCAGACAGGTAGGCGGCTGCTTCAATGGTTTTATCCGGATATTTCAGGCCATGGTGTTCCTCGTAGCAGGTGCGCAGTCCCTTGAGAATCTCAACAGTTTCCTCTACGCTGGGCTCTGACACTTCGATTTTTTCAAACCGCCGGGAGAAGGCCCGGTCTTTTTCAAAATGGTTTTTGTATTCTTCATAGGTGGTGGTGCCGATGCACTTGATGTCGCCTGAGGATAACGCCGGCTTAAGGATGTTGGAGGCATCCATGGAGCCTGATGTGGTGGCTCCGGCACCCACAACCGTATGGATTTCATCAATCACCAAAAGTGCATTTTCCTTTTCTTCCAATGCGGTGATGACATCCTTGAGGCGCTGCTCAAAATCGCCCCTGTATTTGGTGCCGGCTAAAAGAGCACCCATATCCAGGGAGTACAGTTCACAGTTTTCAAGCAGGTCCGGCACTGCCTTGCCGTTTATTTTCAATGCCAGTCCTTCTGCAATAGCGGTTTTTCCAACGCCGGGATCTCCCACAAGGATGGGATTGTTTTTCCGCCGTCGGCAAAGGACCTGCATCACGCGTTCAGTTTCAAGCGTCCTACCGATAAGGGGGTCAATTTTATTGTCCTGGGCCCGTTTGATCAGATCGGACGTAAATAACGCCAGCGGATCTTTTTTCTTCTGGCGCGTGGGTTTTGGATCGGCCTGGTGGAAAAGCTGCTGGGGCTTGTTCCCTTCGGACGAATCTTTTTTATCTTTATCTACATCGTGGGAGATGTGCCTGAGTACATCCAGCCGCGTAATGCCTTCGGATTCAAGGTAAAAGGCTGCATGGGAATCCTTTTCCTGAAAAATGGATGCCAGGATATCCCCGAGATTTACTTCTGATTTTTCAGCGGATCTGGCATGATTGATGGCCCGTTGAATCATTCGCTGAAAACCGATGGTCTGCTGGAGCACATACTCTTCATTGGTTTCTATTTTGGTCAGTTTTTCATCAAAGAATTTTTCAAGATCCTCTTTGATGTGCCCGGGGCTACCACCGCATTTTTCAATGGCCTCAAGACCGGATTCATGATTGACAATGGCGTAAAGAACATGTTCGACACAAACGTACTCATGTCTTCTTTTTTTAGCTTCCCGGACGGCAAATCCGAGGGCTGTGGATAGTTCTTTGCTAATCATATACCGTTTACTCCTTTTCCATTGTACTTTTTAAGGGGAACCCTTTGCCGCTGGCCAGATTATGCACGGTCTGAACTTTTGTTTCCGCTATTTCCCGTGGATAAATGCCGCAAACGGCCTTGCCCTTATTATGTACATTAAGCATTATTTGTGTGGCTTTTTCAAGAGATTTTCCGAATACCCGGATCAGGATATCCACCACAAAATCCATGGTTGTATAATCGTCATTGTGCAAAAGCACCTTATACATGGGCGGATGATCCTCATTTATTTCGTTTGATATTCCGGGCCGGGTTTTGGAATCAGTGGATGTCATACCTTAACCTTGGGTTCAATTGATAATTATTATTGCCCGCAGCATTTCTTATATTTTTTGCCGGAACCGCAGGGGCAGGGATCATTTCTTTGGATTTTTTCAGATGAGCGCCTGACCGGCTGTTTGGGCGCGGATTCATCAGAATGGGAAGAAAAGGTCAGATCCTGCTGTTCTTCCTGTTTCATCTCCTCCACCTGGGTGGGAGAGGCGATCTGGATTTTAAACAGGATATCCACCACTTCCTGTTTGATCCGGTTCATCAGGTCTTGGAACATATCGAACCCTTCTTTTTTATAAATACGCAAAGGATCCTGCTGGGCATATCCCCGAAGGCCGATACCTTCCTTTAGATGGTCCATGTTTAAAAGATGTTCCTTCCATCTGGTGTCCACGGTCTGAAGGATAATAAACCGTTCAACGTGGCGCATGATTTCAGGGCCGTACATCTGTTCCTTTTTCTGGTATACAGCCTGGGCTGCATCAAATATAAATTGCCCCAGCTGGTCGGCCGAAAAATTTTCCTCCACAGGCTTATCTAAGGACAGATCCATATTGAACTGTCCCTTGATCGCTGATAAAAGCCCTTCCAGGTCCCACTCCTTGAGTGCTGTTTTGTCTAAAACAAAGCCTTCCACAAGGTCATAGGAGACATCTTCCATCATATCGTGGGCCGCCTGTTTGAGATCCTTGGAGGTCAGTGCCTCACGGCGCTGGCGGTAAATGATCTCACGCTGCTGGTTCATGACATCGTCATATTCGAGCAGATGCTTTCTGATTTCAAAGTTGTGTCCTTCCACCTTGGACTGGGCGTTTTCGATGGCTTTGGAAATAAATTTATGTTCAATGTGCTCGCCTTCTTCAATACCCAGCCGGTTCATGACGGAATGGATACGGTCTCCGCCGAAAATTCTGAGCAGATCGTCTTCCAGGCTTAAATAAAACCGGGAACTTCCCGGATCTCCCTGGCGGCCGGACCGGCCTCGCAACTGGTTGTCAATGCGCCGGGATTCATGGCGGGATGTGCCAAGAATATGAAGGCCGCCAAGTTCTTTAACCCCTTCGCCCAGCTTGATGTCCGTACCACGGCCGGCCATGTTGGTGGAGATGGTTACAGCGCCTTTCTGGCCCGCATTGGCCACAATTTCCGCCTCTTCCTTGTGGTGCTTGGCATTGAGAACATTATGCGTAATCCCTTTTTTTTTGAGTTTTTGGCTCAGGGATTCGGAGACATCAATGGAAATGGTACCCACCAGCACAGGTTGTCCTTTTTTATGCAGCCGGATGATCTCTTCAATTGCAGCATCGTATTTTTCTTTCTGGGTTTTGTAAATCAGATCTGCCCGGTCTTCACGGACCATGGGTTGGTGGGTGGGAATGACCAGCACATCCAGGTCGTAAATTTTTTTAAATTCTTCTGCTTCCGTATCTGCTGTACCGGTCATGCCCGACAGCTTGTCATACATCCTGAAGTAGTTCTGGAAGGTGATGGAAGCAAGGGTCTGGTTTTCATTTTCAATTTTAACCCCTTCCTTGGCCTCAAGGGCCTGGTGAAGACCTTCCGAGTACCGACGGCCACTCATAAGCCGGCCTGTAAATTCATCCACAATGACAACCTGGTCGTTTTTTACAATGTAGTCCGTGTCACGTTTGAAAATTACATGGGCCTTTAACGCCTGGTTGAGGTGGTGTAAAAGCTCAATGTTGGCCGGATCATACAGGTTGTCCACATTGAGCAGCTCTTCGCCCTTTGCAATGCCGTCTTCGGTAAGGGATACGGTTTTTGATTCTTCATCCAGGGTATAGTCGGTATCTTTTTTAAATGCCGGGATAAGGGTATTGGCCTGGGTATACAGGTGAGTGGATTTTTCAGCCGGTCCTGAAATAATCAACGGGGTTCTTGCCTCGTCAATGAGAATGGAGTCCACCTCGTCCACAATGGCGAAGTTCAGATCACCCTGGGCCAGCTCTTCGGGATCGAATTTCATGTTGTCCCGCAGGTAGTCAAAACCAAACTCGTTATTGGTACCGTATGTGATGTCGGCGGCATAGGCTGTTTTGCGTTCCTGGGCGTCCATGTCATGCAGGATCACCCCTACGGTCAGTCCTAAAAAATCATAGATTTGGGACATCCATTCTGCGTCACGCCTGGCCAGATAGTCATTGACCGTAACAATATGAACACCTTTGCCTGTAAGGGCATTCAGGTAAGCGGGCAGGGTGGACATCAAGGTTTTACCTTCACCGGTTTTCATTTCTGCAATGGTACCGCGGTGCAATGCAATGCCGCCAATGAGCTGAACATCATAATGGCGAAGTCCAAGGGTACGCATCGATGCTTCCCTGACCAGGGCAAAGGCTTCGGGAAGAATGTCGTCCAGGGTTTCTCCCTTTGCCAGCCGGCTTTTGAACTCAGTTGTTTTTTCAGCAATCTGGATATCTGATAAGGGTTGGATTCGGGGTTCAAATTCGTTTATCTGGTCAATAATAGGCTGAATTTTTTTAAGGATCCTGTCATTGCTGGACCCGAAGAGCTTGGTAAGAAAATTGAGTGCCATGTAAACGCTACCTGTTTAAATTTTAGGGTCATTTCGTTTGTCAGTACAACATATAAGCATTCTTCCGGAAAATAAAAGAAAAAAATGATTCGGATCCATTCCTAAATAGCCTTTTTATTTAATTTTTTGTTGGATGAAAAATCTTATTTTCCGGGCAGACATGAGTTTTTATTCGGGCAGGTTGATGAAATAATGAACAATAAACTCCAGGGGCTGCATCAGCCGCCGGCTAAACACTAATTGAGGATATATTTTGAAGGGTTAACAGGGGTACCGTTGACAAGAACCTCATAGTGAAGATGAGGGCCGGTGGTGCGGCCCGTATTGCCTAAGGTGGCAATTGTCTCCCCGCGTTTGACCTGCTGATTTTTATGAACGAGGATCTTCCTTAAATGGGCATATTTGGTTGTTTTTCCATAGCCGTGGTCAATGATGACAACATTTCCGTAGCCGGTTTTTCTTCCGGCAAAGACCACTTTGCCAAACGCAGTTGAAACAATTTTAGTGCCTATTCGGTTGGAGATATCAAGGCCTGAATGAAAAGTTCTCCTTCCGGTGAAAGGAGATTTACGGTAACCAAAGGGCGATGTTATAGCCCCTGAAACCGGCTTGATGGACGGAGATGAAGCCAGCAGGTTTTTCTTTTTCGTCAATTTGTCGATCAGGTCATTAAAATCCAATTTCTCTTTATCAGCAACAGATTTGATTTGTTTTACCTGATGATGCATCTCCCGTATCAAAGCATTATGGTGAGCGTCAAGGGGGATCTCTTGATCCAGATCTATTTTTGATACTCCGCCGATGCCGAAAAGGCCTGATGACCGTCCTGATTTGTCAATATCGGCAATGAGACGTACCTGACTCTCTAATTGTCCAAGCTTTGTGATCTGCTCCTTTAATCCCTGAATTTCTCCGGCAAACATTTGAATCTGGCGTCTCTGGTCTTTAAGTTCAGTTTTTTGGGCTGTGATGGTTTCAAGCAACGCCACATTATCAAGAGTATTTTGCTTAAGTAAATAGTAGTCATGGCCAAAGTAGGATACTGTTCCGACGCAGGCTAAGGATATAAAAATAAAAAGAAATAAAAACGATTTTCTAAGCGAGAATTCCCTTATTTTAAAACTATTCCCTGAATGAAACCATATTTTGATTCGACCTTTCATTTGAATATTAATACAAGTCATATGACATCCGTGTCAAGTCGGAATCAGCAATTCTAATTTTAATCTTACACAAAGCCTCAAAGGCACAAAGGTTCATAAAGCTTAGCAAAGTCGAATAAACATGTTTGCGTCTTAGTGTTTTAGTGCGAGTTTTTAACTAAGAAGATTCATATTTAGAATTGCTGAGTCAGAATGCACTTACAACGGAGTTTGCACCCAATCCAACCCTGCTTTTTCGTCAATGGAGAACATTATATTCATATTTTGAACTGCCTGGCCGGCGGCTCCCTTGAGCAGGTTGTCAATGGCTGAAACAAGTATCAGCCGGCCTGATTCAGGTTCCAGATGAAAGCCGATATCGCAGCAGTTCGTTCCCTTGACATGGGACATGTTCGGAAATTTATCCAGGGGCAGAATCCTGACAAAGGGTTCATTTTTATACCATTTGCTAAGGGTATCTCGAATTTGTTTTTCGGTGATACCTTCGCAAGTTTGGGCATAAATGGTTGAAACCATACCCCGGGTTACAGGTGTCAGGTGGGGAACAAAGGTCAAAGATACTGTTTCCCCGGCCGCCTTGGTCAACACTTCGTTGATTTCAGGGGTGTGCCTGTGATTGCCCACTTTATACGGGCCAAAGGATTCATTGGCCTCACAGAAATGGGTGGTCAGGGAAAGAGAGCGGCCTGCACCGCTGACCCCTGATTTTGAATCCGAAATCAGACCTTGGGGGGAAATCAGTTTTTCTTTGAGCAACGGAACCAGGGGCAACAGGATGGATGTTGGGTAACACCCGGGATTTCCTATTATCCTTGCACGTTTGATGCGATCCCGGTTAAGTTCACACAAACCGTAAACGCTTTCCTCCAGAAGATTTGGAGCGGTGTGGGGCTGATATACCGTTTCGTATGCTTTGGCATCATCAAACCTGAAGTCCGCTGAAAGATCTATGACTTTTATATTTTGGTCTATGAGTTTTGGGGCAAATGCCATGGATACCTTGTGGGGTAAGGCCAGAAATACAACATCCACTTTACCTGAAAGCGCCTCGGCATCAAAGGGTGTACATATCAGGGATTCAAATCCGCGCATGGAAGGAAAAATGTCGGTAAATGATTTTCCCTGGTACGAGTTTGAGGTTACTGCTTCAAGGCTGGCCTTTGGGTGGTTGGAAATTAGTTTGACCAGTTCCAGGCCGGTATAGCCTGATGCGCCTGCTATTGCTGTTTTAATCATCATCTTCAATCTTTATCTTTAGTCTTAATGTTGTATATTTAATGCCCGAACGGAACCCCATGTTTGGACGCAAAGTTGCCCAGATGCAACACCGCAGATGGGTGCCTTTGCGTCCAAAGACTAAGATAAAATAAGCAATTGTGCAAACCCTAAATTTGATTATTTTTAATTACCTTAGTGACTGAACGAAAAACCGTGTTTGGACGAAAAGTTGCCCAGATGCAAGGCGCAGAAAAATTTGTAACCGGAGCATACTAAAGTATGTGAGGATTGCAAATTTTTCTGCAACGCCGCAGGTGGGTGACTTTTCGTTCAAACACTATCTAAGCTCAACCAGGGTGTGATCCTCGCCATCCAGAGCGCTGTCGATTATTTCACTGATAATTTTCCAGTCTCCTCTGGCAAGTCCGGCCCCGATTTTAGGATATCCCATGCGATTGCCGCTGAACTGTTTTTTCAGTGTGGTAAAGACTTTTTTTATAGCATCATAATCAACCAATACCCCGTCTCCCGAATAATGATATTGGGTGTAGGCATTGATCACATACAATTTGCCGGATGGTGTGTTTACACACGCCTTAGAATAACTGCCCAGTTTGGACCTGTCACCGGATGCCGTCGCAAGATCGGCTTCCCAGGCCTGGGGAAAATGGGTGCGGATCTGTTTGGCAATTCCGGCGCCCATGGTACAAAAACAGTTGCAGCCATGAATAATAAGATCAAACTGCCCTTCCCGGGCCATGTGAATTAAATCGCCTTTTACGCATTCCATCGGGCTTTGCTCCGTCAATCAGTCTAATACTTGGTAAGGCAAAAATTTACCATCATAATAATCCGTTATGCAACTCAAATTTTATTTTTTTACCTAATTCCGGAAGGCCTCAAAGCGTGACATGAGCTTTTATGTTTTGGGTTTAAAACTTGCAATTGGAACAAACTTTTTTTATGATCCAAAGGATCATTGGATATTTTATAAACAACTAATGGAGATGAAAATGAAAAAGAGTGTTGTGAGCCTGTTGGCATTAATTTTTTGTATCGTGATGGTTCTTCCTTCGGCGTATGCAAGGACCCAGTTTGTAACAATTGGAACCGGCGGCCTTACCGGTGTGTATTATCCCACAGGTGGCGCTATTGCCAAAATGGTCAACATAAAAAAGAAAGAGTATGGAATTCGTGCAACGGTGGAATCAACCGGCGGATCGGCTTTTAACATTAACGCGATTATGAGTGGCGATCTTGAGTTTGGTATTGCCCAGTCAGACAAGCAATTCCAGGCGATGAAGGGTATGGCGGAATGGAAGGAGAGAGGTCCGCAAGCGGATCTTCGGGCGGTTTTTTCTATTCACGATGAAGCGGTTACATTGATTTCGGCAGTCGAAAGCGAAATTAAGGATGTTGCGGACTTGAAGGGGAAAATTGTTAACCTTGGTAATCCCGGTTCCGGGCAGCGTCAAAATGCTATTGAGATTTTGCAAACAATTGGAATTGATCCTGAAAAGGATCTTAAAGCAGAAAATATAAAGGCTTCTGAAGCCCCTAGTATTCTGCAAGACGGTCGTATTGATGCGTTTTTCTACACGGTGGGTCATCCAAATGGTGCTATCAAAGAGGCAACATCGGGTGCTCGTAAGGTGCGTTTTACTTCTATCACGGGTGTCGATAACATGTTGAAAAAATATCCCTATTTTTCAAAAACCACCATTCCGGCGTCCATGTATCCGGGTGCCCAAAATGATGCGGATACCGAAACCATCGGTATGAAGGCAACATTGGTTACTTCAGCTAAGGTTCCTGAAGATGTGGTTTATGCGATTACCAAAGAGGTTTTTGAAAACTTTGAAGAGTTCAAAAAACTTCATCCGGCTTATGCGACCCTGACTAGAGAGGGAATGCTGACAGGTCTTTCCGCTCCGTTGCATCCGGGTGCGGAAAAGTACTATAAAGAAGTTGGGTTGATGAAATAAATTTTCAAAGTGCCGGAATCAGTTTTGTTTTCGGCACTTCTTTAAAATTGTTACGTTGCTTAGTTTAGGGCCATGGCCCTAATTTTTACCATCATTCATTTGAGGTCGTAGATGAGTAAAATTAGAATTGATAAGGTTGAAGATGGCTTTGATGAAGCCAAAAGGCTTGCTGAAGAAGAAGAGGGGATCGGGCGAAAGCCCGATGGATGGCAAAAGTATCTGATTCCAACAATTGCCATTGCGTGGAGTTTGTTCCAGCTTTCTCTGCCGAGATTTGTACTTCTCGATTCGACATATATCCGCGCGATTCATCTCGCGTTTGCCATGGTGTTGATTTTTCTTAATTATCCCTTGCTGAAGAAACCCATTTTCGGCCTCAAATATTTCGCTCAGCACAAGCGTATACCGATACTGGACATGGTGATTGCCGCCGTCGCCGCTTACTGTGCGCTCTATCTTGTTATTCATTATGATCAGATTATCTCCCGGTACGGATCACCCACAACGATGGATATTGTGATCGGGATTGCCTTGGTTGTATTTCTTCTTGAGGCTGCCAGAAGAACAATTGGGCCGGCACTTCCCGTGATTGCCGGCGGGTTTATCGCGTATTCGTTTTTAGGTCCGTATATGCCTGATTTAATTGCCTTCAAGGGAACTTCCCTGGGGCGTTTTGTGGGGCAGATGACCATGTCAACAGAGGGGATTTATGGTATCCCCTTGGATGTATCTGCAACGATTGTATTTTTGTTCGTGTTGTTTGGCGCCATGCTGGATAAGGCCGGTGCCGGTCACTATTTTATACAGCTTGCGTTGAGTTTATTGGGACGTTTTAAGGGTGGACCGGCCAAAGCGGCTATTATGGGTTCCGGTCTGACTGGTCTTGTGTCCGGTTCTTCCATCGCAAATATTGTGACAACGGGAACATTTACCATCCCTATGATGAAAAAAGTGGGTTATGAGCCGACCAAAGCGGCGGCAATTGAAGTTGCGGCGTCAACAGATGGACAGCTCGCACCACCGATTATGGGTGCGGCGGCTTTTATTATCGCTGAATATGTGAATGTTCCATACATTGAAGTGGTTAAAGCGGCGGCGGTCCCTGCCTTTGCTTCCTACGCGGCGCTTTTTTTCATTTCTCACATTGAAGCCTCAAAAGCGGGTATTAAGGGGCTGCCTAAAAGTGAACTGCCTCAATTCTTCAAAACCTTGCTAAGTGGTATTCATTTTCTAATTCCCCTTGGCATGTTGCTTTACGAGTTGATTGTGGTTCGACATTCGCCGGAACTGGCGGCATTTAACGCCATTGTGGTACTGTTTTTTCTTATGCTTTTCCAGCAGCCCTACCTGGCCTATCGGAAAGGCGAATCTATTTTGTCGGCGTTTAAACAATCTTTTTTGACGATTTTAGATGCGCTTGCTTCCGGTGCGAGAAATATGGTTTCCGTGGCGCTGGCAACAGCGGCGGCGGGTATTATTGTGGGAGTTGTTGCGTTGGGACTTGGCAACCTTATCTCTGAAATTATTGACGTTCTTTCCATGGGCAATGTGTTTTTGATGTTGCTCATTACAGCGATTGCCAGCCTGGTTATCGGCATGGGGTTGCCGACCACGGCAACCTACATTGTTATGGCTGCGTTGACGGCGCCGGCGATTGTTACCATTGGTGGGGCTCAAGGGTTTATTGTACCATTGATGTCCGCCCATCTTTTTTGTTTTTATTTTGGCATTTTAGCTGATGATACGCCCCCGGTGGGGCTTGCGGCCTATGCCGCTTCGGCCATCGCCAAATCACCTCCCATTGCGACCGGTATTCAGGGATTTTTGTATGATATCCGGACGGCAATTTTGCCGTTTATGTTTATTTTTAATGCCGACCTTATTTTGCATAATGTGAACTCATGGTTCCAGGGCATATTGATATTTGTTATGGCCTGTGTCGGCAATTTTGCCTTTGCGTCTGCGACCCAGGGGTGGTTTGTCGCCAAAAATAAAAAATGGGAAATTCCACTTTTCCTCTGTGTCACCTTTATTTTGATGCGACCGGATCAAATTGCGATGTGGCTGGGAATTCCACATGAGCAGCGATACTGGACATATTTAATTGGATTGGCACTTTACGGTTTGCTTTATTTAATGCAGCGGCCACGAACCGCTCATGATGAAGCGGCCATAGAGAGAGCAAAGGCAGAAACATATTAGGACTACCTAAGTTTACCCGTTATGTGAAGGAGAAATCTCCGTGTCGGATATTAGAAAAATTCTTGTTCCGGTTACTTTTTCCGAATTTTCTGAAGAGCTGATTGAATATGCGGTTGGGGTTGCCAGACCGCTCAACGCGGAAGTTGTTTTTGTGAATGTCATCGATGAAAGAGATGTTCAGGCGGTGCAGACCATTGCCTCATTTGGGTATGACGTTGATGAGACGCATTACATTCAGGAAGTTGAAAAACAACGAATCGGCATTTTAGAAGAGCGACTCAACCGGATTAACTACCCGGATGAAAAGATGCGGTTTGTGTTTAAAAAGGGAAGACCCGCGGCCGTGTTGCTGAAGTTTGCCATAGATGAAAAGGTGGATCTCATTATCATGGACGTTAAGGGTAAATCTGAGATTGTACATGCATTAAGCGGGTCGGTTGCGGAAAAGATGTTTCGCTATTCACCTGTTCCCGTGTTGTCCTATCGCCGAAAAGAAATTGCGGACAAACTTCTTAAAAGAATCAAAATATAATTCCTCTGTCTCTCAGTCTGCGGCGGCCCGCTCTGAGGGGATTGGTTCTAACGTCGGCCGCTGTAGGGGCAGGCCACCGTGCCTGCCCTAACGAGGGCAACTATAGAGGGATGCCCCTACGAAAAATTCCCCCAAATCCCGCCTTAAATCTCAAAATAAATTGACCCAATTGGGCCTCTACAAATTGTTCGTGTTGCATTAAAGACTGGTATGTCTTAACTTTAAGTTAATTTATTATTAATCAGGAGATTCTTGTGGACATATATAAAAAAGAAAAAATTACGGACTATCCTCATCTGAATCTGATTCGTGCCAAATATAAAGACAGGACCGGCACGGATAAATCCTGGCTGTATGCCTCCAGGCAAAATTCGGCCAGGCCCGATGCCGTGGTGATTGTCCCGTTTCATCAACAGGAGAATAAATTGGTCATTATCAAGGAATTCAGGGTGCCTTTGGGCGGATTTCAGTTTGGTTTCCCCGCAGGCCTTGTGGACCCCGGGGAAAGTATTGTCCAGGCTGGACGGCGGGAACTGTATGAGGAGACCGGCTTAAGTGTTGTGAATGTAATAAAACAAAGCCCTGCGATATTTTCTTCATCAGGATTAACAGATGAAAGCATTAGTCTTTTGTATGTGGTATGTGACGGATCTGCAAATACCGAACAGAACGAGGCTTCCGAGCAGATTGAGGTAAAAATGCTGTCCCAAGACCAGGCAGCCGACTGTATACGCCAAAATAATATTCTGTTTGATGTGAAAACATGGATTGTTTTGGAACGGTTTGCTGCAACAGGCAAGATGGTATAGGATTTGATTCGTGTTTTCAAATTTTATATATTTTTTGGCAGCGTTGGTGATTTACACCACCTCGGAGTTGTTTGACAGCCCTTCGGAGTTTGATCCCGGGGCCATTGGTTTCTGTCTGGCATCAACGGCTGCCTTTGCCCTGATCTGCCGGACTTATTTCAATCGCCTGGCGGTCCTTGGGCAGTCCTTGCCGGCCCAAGAGATTGACCAGCGGGTGAACACTGCTGTGTCACGGCTTTCCATTGCGGCCCTGGTGCTCTTTGCCGTAAATATTTATGGATTCCGTGTGAATCATGTACTATCCGGTGTTGCTATATTCCAATGGGTGCCCACCCTTGGTGCGCTGCTGTTTCTTGGGTTGTTCCTTTTTTATCTGATTTTGATATGGAACTTTGCCTATCAGATCCAGAAGCGTTTTTTTACGGATTCTTTAACCAAAAAAAGTTTTATCCTTTCAAATGTTGCCTTTTGTTTGCCGGCCATGCTGCCCTGGTGCTTTCTGTCTCTTTTGGCTGACTGCCTGGGGCTTTTACCCTTTGACGGACTTAATCGGTTTTTGAACTCCACGACCGGTGAAGTAATTTATATCCTTTTTTTTGTCATTGCCGTCTCTGTATTTGGACCGGTCTTGATTCAGCGTTTATGGGGGTGTCGTTCCATGGCACCAGGGCGTGACCGGCAGCGCATTGAAAAAACCTGCCAAATGGCTGATCTCAAATACAGGGATATTCTGGTCTGGAACCTGTTCGGCGGCGGTATGATCACTGCCGGGGTTATGGGTCTTATCGGCCGATACCGGTATATTCTGGTGACGCCGGCACTTCTTGCCTGTCTGGATGATGATGAAGTTCAAGGGGTAATCCTGCATGAAATAGGTCATGTCTATCACCGGCACATGCTTTTTTATTTGTTTTTCTTTGCCGGA comes from uncultured Desulfobacter sp. and encodes:
- a CDS encoding M48 family metalloprotease codes for the protein MFSNFIYFLAALVIYTTSELFDSPSEFDPGAIGFCLASTAAFALICRTYFNRLAVLGQSLPAQEIDQRVNTAVSRLSIAALVLFAVNIYGFRVNHVLSGVAIFQWVPTLGALLFLGLFLFYLILIWNFAYQIQKRFFTDSLTKKSFILSNVAFCLPAMLPWCFLSLLADCLGLLPFDGLNRFLNSTTGEVIYILFFVIAVSVFGPVLIQRLWGCRSMAPGRDRQRIEKTCQMADLKYRDILVWNLFGGGMITAGVMGLIGRYRYILVTPALLACLDDDEVQGVILHEIGHVYHRHMLFYLFFFAGFIACNFVFFEPLMLMIYLINPLYDGAAFLGLSQDTAHAAITCLVLIGLFIIYFRFVFGLFMRHFERQADLHIFKYTDSPSALISTFYKIASLSRQSIDKPNWHHFSIGRRIGFLEKCRMNPDLIQDHHRKVKKMIAGYVFAVGAIFFLGYSVSYGVLNPSFSRFVAGKILGRQLELNPDNSDLYVQVGDFYYDGRQYEKAMVAYENVLKIDPVNVHALNNLAWLLATCPDKAFRNAPKALELARRAVDLQKEAYILDTYAEALYLNNYKRQALAAAKQALKMSTKRKQYYEDQVTRFSTF